In one window of Arctopsyche grandis isolate Sample6627 chromosome 6, ASM5162203v2, whole genome shotgun sequence DNA:
- the LOC143913022 gene encoding uncharacterized protein LOC143913022 → MLPINSSFGSRLNRGNAMECRLCLGPAPTVSIHDNPHPLAQLIRTSCRLPVKSGDGLPDAICLSCINTLELLSSFRNDCLQSNETSKLTLNECLNVKTEEVLLEDLIWEDESDVDLSPNVCNDKIHIGKVASGDFKGDNDEIPSKESPLPNIYECNICMKSFSLKSKLVLHMKSHTKAKSHKCDVCVKSFTQSNNLRIHMMSHTGEKPYICNVCLKSFTTKWDLDNHLRIHTGEKPHKCKICFKSFTQISNLQTHKRSHTREKPYKCNVCLKSCVFKRDLVIHMRTHTGEKPYKCEVCLKSFGRSDYLHIHMMSHTGKKPYTCDICCKSFSVKRYLSIHVKTHKREKCDICLKSFTQKHNLGRHMICHHTVEKPHKCVVCLKSFSRISNLYIHMRSHTGEMPYKCNICLKSFAVKSYFDIHVETHKGQKPYKCDICLKSFAVKRYLSAHVKLHMGVKLYKCDICLKCFTEKNYLGRHMRRHTGEKPQN, encoded by the exons ATGTTACCGATAAATAGTAGTTTTGGCAGCAGACTTAACAGAGGTAacgcgatggagtgcaggctttgtcttggtcCTGCTCCGACTGTCTCCATCCACGACAATCCTCATCCACTGGCACAGCTCATACGAACCTCTTGTCGACTGCCG GTTAAAAGTGGTGACGGCTTGCCAGATGCGATATGCCTTTCGTGTATCAACACTCTGGAATTGCTCAGCAGTTTTCGAAACGATTGTCTTCAAAGCAACGAAACGTCGAAGCTGACGTTGAATGAGTGTTTGAATGTGAAGACGGAAGAAGTTTtactggaagatttaatatgggaggaTGAATCAGATGTTGATTTGTCACCAAATGTTTGTAATGACAAg ATACACATAGGAAAGGTTGCTTCGGGTGATTTCAAGGGAGATAATGATGAAATTCCATCGAAAGAGTCTCCATTACCGAATATTTAcgaatgtaatatttgtatgaagTCATTTAGTCTTAAAAGTAAACTTGTTTTACACATGAAATCTCATACTAAGGcaaagtcacacaaatgtgacgtttgtgtaaaatcatttactcaaagtaATAATCTTCGTATACACATGatgtctcacacgggggaaaagccatacatatgtaacgtttgtttaaaatcgtttactaCTAAATGGGATCTTGATAACCACCTGAGAattcacacgggggaaaagccacacaaatgtaagaTATGCTTTAAATCATTCACTCAAATTAGTAATCTCCAAACGCACAAGAGATCTCACACaagggaaaagccatacaaatgtaacgtttgtttaaaatcatgtgTTTTCAAACGGGATCTCGTTATCCAcatgagaactcacacgggggaaaagccatacaaatgtgaggTATGCTTGAAATCATTTGGTCGAAGTGATTATCTGCATATACACATGATGTCTCACACGGGGAAAAAGCCATACACATGTGATATTTGTTGTAAATCATTTTCTGTAAAACGTTATCTCAGTATACACGTGAAAACGCACAAACGggaaaaatgtgatatttgtttgaaatccttTACTCAAAAACATAATCTTGGTAGACACATGATATGTCATCACACAGTtgaaaagccacacaaatgtgttgtttgtttaaaatcatttagtcgAATTAGTAATCTTTATATAcacatgagatctcacacgggagaaatgccatacaaatgtaatatttgtttaaaatcatttgctgtAAAAAGTTATTTTGATATACACGTGGAAACGCACAAAGGgcaaaaaccatacaaatgtgatatttgtttaaaatcatttgctgtAAAAAGATATCTTAGTGCACATGTGAAATTGCACATGGGGGTTAAGttgtacaaatgtgacatttgtttgaaatgctttactgaaaaaaattatcttGGTAGACACATGAGAcgtcacacgggggaaaaaccACAAAATTGA